One region of Lactobacillus johnsonii genomic DNA includes:
- a CDS encoding APC family permease produces MKLNPFRKESLKRYLGTDKHFVKTLGAFDLLTIGIGAVIGTGIFILPGTVAAKEAGPGVTLSFLIAALVCTLASMCYAELSSSIPVAGSAYSYGNILYGEVIGWILGWALILEYMLSVAAVSAGWASYFNSLLHSFGLHIPHHFEGPFDPLNGTYLNLWAVISVLLIGILLSRGMKASMKFNNAAVLIKIAIIFIFIGVGLFFIKPKNYQSFTPYGTTGVLRGATTVFFAFLGFDVVSSSAAEVKNPKKNMPIGIIGTLIVAALLYMGVSVVLTGMVNYKQLDVANPVAYALKVVNQGWVADLLSIGAIVGMSTMMLTMIYSSSRLIYSIGRDGLLPSFLGKIDKHGLPENALWIVTIVIAIMGGLFSLEELTSLVSIGTLLAFTFVSFGVILLRRRKDIPEGDFKVPFYPVIPILSGLACIGMMCFLSVKTYIFASVWFLFGLFIYCVYGYKHSKISKRNA; encoded by the coding sequence ATGAAGTTGAATCCGTTTAGAAAAGAAAGCCTCAAGCGTTATCTCGGTACTGATAAGCACTTTGTCAAAACGCTCGGGGCTTTTGACTTATTAACTATTGGTATCGGAGCAGTTATTGGGACAGGAATTTTTATTTTACCAGGTACGGTTGCTGCTAAAGAAGCTGGTCCTGGTGTAACACTTTCATTTCTTATTGCTGCTTTAGTTTGTACGCTAGCAAGTATGTGTTATGCCGAACTCTCTTCTAGCATCCCTGTTGCGGGCTCGGCTTATTCCTACGGAAATATCCTTTACGGAGAAGTTATTGGCTGGATTTTAGGTTGGGCATTAATCTTAGAATATATGCTCTCAGTTGCTGCAGTATCAGCTGGATGGGCTTCTTATTTCAACTCCTTACTACACAGCTTTGGCTTACACATCCCGCATCATTTTGAGGGACCATTCGATCCGTTAAATGGTACGTACCTAAATTTATGGGCAGTCATTAGTGTTTTATTAATTGGAATCTTACTTTCTCGTGGAATGAAAGCATCCATGAAATTTAATAATGCTGCTGTTTTAATTAAGATAGCAATCATATTTATTTTTATTGGTGTTGGTTTATTTTTTATTAAGCCTAAAAACTATCAATCTTTCACGCCATATGGAACTACAGGCGTTTTACGTGGAGCTACAACAGTCTTTTTTGCGTTTTTAGGTTTTGACGTTGTTTCATCTTCAGCAGCTGAAGTTAAAAATCCTAAAAAAAATATGCCTATTGGAATCATCGGTACTCTAATCGTAGCAGCTCTTCTCTATATGGGAGTTTCAGTAGTTTTAACTGGGATGGTAAATTATAAACAACTAGATGTAGCTAATCCGGTTGCCTACGCTCTAAAGGTCGTTAACCAAGGTTGGGTAGCAGATTTATTATCGATTGGTGCTATTGTCGGAATGAGTACAATGATGTTAACTATGATTTACTCAAGTTCACGTCTAATTTATTCTATTGGACGCGATGGACTCCTACCTAGCTTTTTAGGAAAAATTGACAAGCATGGTCTTCCAGAAAATGCCCTCTGGATCGTAACTATTGTGATTGCAATTATGGGTGGTCTCTTTTCTCTTGAAGAACTTACTAGCTTAGTTTCAATTGGGACATTGCTTGCCTTCACTTTTGTTTCATTTGGAGTTATCTTATTACGCAGAAGAAAAGATATTCCTGAAGGTGACTTCAAGGTTCCATTCTATCCAGTAATTCCAATTCTTTCTGGACTTGCCTGCATTGGCATGATGTGTTTTTTATCTGTTAAAACTTATATTTTTGCTAGTGTTTGGTTCTTATTTGGACTATTTATTTACTGTGTCTATGGATATAAACATAGTAAAATCAGCAAAAGAAATGCTTAA
- a CDS encoding DMT family transporter: MTKKRLWTCLAALACVFWGISGLFAKGLFNISSNITPIWISQVRMVVSGVLLLIFAQITGKRPLKTMTDKKDTITVIAYGLLGLLPVQYCYFIVVQQANASIATVLQFIGPFFVLFYMVVFEHQVLRAVDVIAAIVAFIGVFFLATHGHFNQLSLTPSVLFWGLISAVGVATNTLIPRRLLDHTSSLVVTGWGLLFSGIALVIVHPVWPKIPNNINVFWLMAGVIVIGTLIPFQWMMGSLRYIKPSTASLLDAFEPVSATIGSVIIFGLVMAPIDWIGSIMIICAVLALNWEPKSRNKKE; encoded by the coding sequence ATGACAAAAAAGAGATTGTGGACGTGCTTGGCAGCACTAGCCTGTGTTTTTTGGGGCATTTCTGGGTTATTTGCTAAGGGATTATTTAATATTAGCTCAAATATAACGCCGATTTGGATTTCACAAGTTCGAATGGTAGTAAGTGGAGTTTTATTATTGATTTTTGCTCAAATTACTGGCAAAAGACCACTTAAAACTATGACTGATAAAAAAGATACAATTACTGTCATTGCGTACGGCTTGTTGGGATTATTACCCGTGCAATATTGTTACTTCATTGTTGTTCAACAAGCAAATGCCTCCATTGCTACTGTATTACAGTTTATTGGACCATTTTTTGTCTTATTTTATATGGTAGTATTTGAGCATCAGGTATTACGTGCAGTAGATGTAATTGCTGCTATTGTTGCTTTTATAGGAGTTTTCTTTTTAGCTACACATGGGCACTTTAATCAATTGTCCCTAACTCCTTCAGTTTTATTTTGGGGTCTAATTTCGGCAGTAGGTGTAGCTACCAATACTCTTATTCCACGTCGATTACTTGATCATACTTCTAGTTTAGTAGTAACTGGATGGGGCTTGCTTTTTTCAGGGATTGCTTTGGTAATAGTACATCCGGTATGGCCAAAGATTCCGAATAATATTAATGTTTTTTGGCTAATGGCTGGTGTAATCGTGATTGGAACTCTAATTCCATTTCAATGGATGATGGGATCACTTCGTTATATTAAACCATCAACTGCTAGTTTATTAGATGCTTTTGAGCCGGTTTCCGCAACGATTGGGTCAGTAATTATTTTTGGATTAGTGATGGCTCCAATTGATTGGATTGGTTCAATAATGATCATTTGTGCAGTATTAGCACTTAATTGGGAACCGAAAAGTCGTAATAAAAAAGAGTAG
- the asnA gene encoding aspartate--ammonia ligase: MTLILPKNYHPSLTIRDTEAAIVFIRETFQDKIAEKLNLQRMSAPMFVEKSTGLNDNLNGIERPVAFDMKAMPDDTIEVVHSLAKWKRLALKRYGFGMHEGLYTNMNAIRRDEDLDNFHSIYVDQWDWEKIIAKEERNIETLKTTVKQIFKAIKETEKELSARYPGSTYRLPSDITFITTQELEDRWPDLAPEEREDKIAKEKKAVFLMKIGDRLKCSGEPHDGRAPDYDDWELNGDLLFWYEPLQRKIEISSMGIRVSEESLKEQLKKAHTEERADLPFHKMLLEGKLPYTIGGGIGQSRLCMLLLGKAHIGEVQASIWPPKMIKSCEAADIKIL; the protein is encoded by the coding sequence ATGACATTAATATTACCTAAGAATTACCATCCAAGTTTAACCATTCGTGATACTGAAGCCGCAATTGTTTTCATTAGAGAAACTTTTCAAGATAAGATTGCTGAAAAATTAAATCTTCAAAGAATGTCAGCACCAATGTTCGTTGAAAAATCTACTGGCTTAAATGATAACTTAAATGGGATTGAACGTCCTGTTGCTTTTGATATGAAGGCTATGCCAGATGACACAATCGAAGTTGTACACTCTTTAGCCAAGTGGAAACGTCTAGCACTTAAGCGCTATGGTTTTGGAATGCATGAAGGTCTTTATACCAACATGAACGCAATTCGCCGCGATGAAGATTTAGATAATTTTCACTCAATCTACGTAGATCAATGGGACTGGGAAAAGATTATTGCTAAAGAAGAAAGAAATATTGAGACTCTTAAAACTACTGTCAAACAAATTTTTAAAGCAATTAAAGAAACTGAAAAAGAGCTTAGTGCGCGCTATCCCGGTTCTACTTACCGCTTACCTAGCGACATTACTTTTATTACTACACAAGAACTGGAAGACCGCTGGCCAGATTTAGCACCAGAAGAACGTGAAGATAAAATAGCTAAAGAGAAAAAAGCAGTATTCTTAATGAAAATTGGTGATAGATTAAAGTGTAGTGGTGAGCCACATGATGGTCGTGCACCAGATTACGATGACTGGGAATTAAACGGTGACTTACTCTTTTGGTATGAACCCTTACAACGTAAAATAGAAATCTCTTCAATGGGAATTCGAGTTAGCGAAGAATCTCTGAAAGAGCAACTCAAAAAAGCTCATACTGAAGAAAGAGCTGATTTACCCTTCCATAAAATGCTTTTAGAAGGTAAACTTCCTTATACAATCGGTGGTGGTATTGGTCAATCTCGCTTATGTATGCTTTTGCTTGGAAAAGCTCATATTGGCGAAGTTCAAGCAAGTATTTGGCCTCCCAAAATGATTAAATCATGTGAAGCTGCTGACATCAAAATTCTATAG
- a CDS encoding APC family permease, whose translation MNENETSKLGFWSIVLLAINSIIGSGIFLTPGSVVQQAGSKALIVYFIAAIFASILAISFAAAAKYVTKSGAAYAYSKAAFGNNVGFYMGILRYFSASVAWGVMAVGVIKSTISIFGGNPNETMSVTIGFLILMAVITVINLFGQKVVKYVMNLATIGKLAALVLIIVAGVVLLIVSGASSNLSQVDQITQNGQKIVPTLTTTGFVMAIVSAFYAFTGFESVASGSEDMKNPAKNLPRAIPLAIIVIAIIYIGVVAVAMMLDPKALMTTKQVVAIAAIFKNEILRDVILVGALVSMFGINVASSFNAPRILEAMARENQFSKALTKRTKNNFPIRTFFISVLLAILIPMAFEYNMVNLITLSAMVRFLGFIVVPLAVIQFYRGKTAEPVLDAQKNVWTDIVVPILSIALVIFLLVEYNWKAQFGVVNAQGQVTGINWYAIAMMIFGFILLPLIMFIISRKDRKASK comes from the coding sequence ATGAACGAAAATGAAACAAGTAAATTAGGCTTTTGGTCTATTGTTTTGTTAGCCATTAATTCGATTATTGGCTCAGGAATATTTTTAACACCTGGGAGCGTAGTTCAACAGGCTGGATCTAAAGCTTTAATTGTATATTTTATAGCTGCAATTTTTGCATCTATTTTAGCTATTTCTTTTGCAGCAGCAGCAAAATATGTAACTAAATCTGGAGCAGCTTACGCATACTCAAAGGCAGCTTTTGGAAATAATGTCGGTTTCTATATGGGAATTTTACGTTATTTTTCAGCTAGTGTTGCCTGGGGTGTAATGGCAGTTGGGGTTATTAAATCTACTATTTCTATTTTTGGTGGTAACCCAAATGAGACGATGAGCGTAACTATTGGCTTCTTGATATTAATGGCTGTTATTACGGTAATTAATTTATTTGGTCAAAAAGTTGTTAAGTATGTTATGAACTTAGCGACTATTGGTAAGTTAGCTGCTCTAGTATTAATTATTGTTGCAGGGGTAGTTTTATTAATTGTAAGTGGTGCTTCAAGTAATTTAAGTCAGGTAGATCAAATTACTCAAAATGGTCAAAAGATTGTTCCTACTTTAACTACTACAGGTTTTGTAATGGCAATAGTATCTGCCTTCTATGCCTTTACTGGATTTGAATCAGTTGCTTCTGGTTCAGAGGATATGAAGAATCCTGCTAAAAACTTACCACGTGCTATTCCTTTAGCTATTATTGTCATTGCGATCATTTATATTGGCGTTGTTGCTGTTGCAATGATGCTCGATCCTAAGGCATTAATGACAACTAAGCAAGTTGTCGCAATTGCAGCTATTTTCAAGAATGAAATTTTAAGGGATGTTATCTTAGTTGGTGCTTTAGTTTCAATGTTTGGTATTAATGTTGCTTCTAGTTTCAATGCTCCACGAATTTTAGAAGCTATGGCACGTGAAAATCAATTCTCAAAGGCTTTAACTAAAAGAACTAAGAATAATTTTCCAATTAGAACCTTCTTTATTTCCGTATTACTTGCCATTTTAATTCCAATGGCATTTGAATATAATATGGTTAACTTGATTACTTTAAGTGCTATGGTACGTTTCTTAGGCTTTATTGTAGTTCCATTGGCAGTTATTCAATTCTATCGTGGAAAAACCGCAGAGCCAGTTTTAGATGCGCAAAAGAATGTGTGGACTGATATTGTAGTTCCAATTCTTTCCATTGCTCTAGTAATTTTCTTACTAGTAGAATATAACTGGAAGGCTCAGTTTGGGGTAGTCAATGCACAAGGACAAGTAACTGGAATTAACTGGTATGCTATTGCAATGATGATTTTTGGATTTATCCTTTTACCTCTAATTATGTTTATTATCTCTAGAAAAGATCGTAAAGCTAGTAAATAA
- a CDS encoding gamma-glutamyl-gamma-aminobutyrate hydrolase family protein: MKPIIGISGSIIIDDGGIFPGYRRSYVNDDYVDSVIKNGGIPYIIPFNEDEEVVKEQLLNVQGLILSGGHDVDPHNYGEEPEQKLGDIWPERDKFDMRLLKLAEENGIPVLGICRGAQIINVYHGGTLYQDLSYRKEKTLKHSQGQTPTLLTHTVKTVAGTKIAELLGKDEMQTNSFHHQLIKDVADNFKISARCVDGVVEAIENEDASVIAVQWHPEMLHRVVSYQNNLFKYIIDNAKKK, from the coding sequence ATGAAACCAATTATTGGAATTTCTGGTTCTATAATTATTGATGATGGTGGTATTTTCCCAGGCTATCGTCGGAGTTATGTTAATGACGATTATGTGGATTCTGTAATTAAAAATGGTGGCATTCCCTACATCATTCCTTTCAATGAAGATGAGGAAGTTGTGAAAGAGCAACTGTTAAATGTTCAAGGATTAATTTTATCTGGTGGTCATGATGTAGATCCTCATAACTATGGTGAAGAGCCGGAACAAAAATTAGGAGATATTTGGCCTGAAAGAGACAAATTTGATATGCGACTCCTAAAATTAGCTGAAGAAAATGGAATTCCAGTTTTAGGAATTTGTCGTGGTGCACAAATTATTAATGTGTATCATGGTGGGACTTTATATCAGGATCTTAGTTATAGAAAAGAAAAAACATTAAAGCACAGTCAAGGTCAAACTCCAACTTTGCTTACTCATACTGTGAAAACAGTAGCAGGTACTAAGATTGCAGAATTATTAGGCAAAGATGAGATGCAAACAAATTCTTTCCACCATCAATTAATTAAGGATGTAGCAGATAATTTTAAGATTTCAGCTCGCTGTGTGGATGGAGTAGTAGAAGCAATTGAAAATGAGGATGCATCAGTTATTGCGGTTCAATGGCATCCTGAAATGCTTCATCGCGTAGTTTCTTATCAAAATAATCTGTTTAAATATATTATTGATAATGCAAAGAAAAAATAG
- a CDS encoding amino acid permease encodes MENKQNHPPKLKRSMTAGQMEMISLGGAIGVGLFMGSTSTIKWTGPSVLLAYMFVGLILYIVMRALGEMLYVSPGTGSFADYATEYISPLAGYLAEWANVFQYIVVGISEVVAATEYLKFWWPEVSVFWSGIIIIAFLLLANLASAKAYGTLEFWFAMIKVVTIVIMIILGLLVILLGVGNHGKPIGFSNLWSHGGFFTGGVKGFFFSMAIIAGSYEGIELIGISAGEVANPQEAIVKSVKSVLWRILIFYVGAIFVIVTIYPWNQLSNIGSPFVETFTKVGITAAAGIINFVVLTAALSGANSGIYSSSRMLFKLAHEGEAPKAFGKLSKRIVPDRAIVGITVGILIGFILNLIMSTMNKSMGELFVVVYSSSVLPGMVAWFVILIAELKFRKNNSHLMAEHPFKLPLYPYSNYFAFAMLLVIVVFMFINPETRISVGVGAGVLVLASLVYMIKHRNKK; translated from the coding sequence ATGGAGAATAAACAGAATCATCCTCCTAAATTAAAGCGATCGATGACTGCTGGACAAATGGAGATGATCTCTCTAGGTGGAGCCATTGGTGTTGGATTATTCATGGGATCTACATCAACTATTAAATGGACGGGGCCATCAGTTTTATTAGCCTATATGTTTGTAGGACTAATTTTATACATCGTAATGCGAGCATTGGGAGAGATGCTATATGTTAGTCCTGGAACAGGATCATTTGCAGATTATGCAACAGAGTATATTTCACCATTAGCGGGATATTTAGCTGAGTGGGCTAATGTCTTTCAATATATTGTTGTTGGTATTTCAGAAGTTGTGGCCGCAACAGAGTATTTAAAGTTTTGGTGGCCTGAAGTTAGTGTTTTTTGGTCTGGAATAATAATTATTGCTTTCTTATTACTGGCAAACTTAGCTAGTGCTAAAGCTTATGGAACACTAGAGTTTTGGTTTGCGATGATTAAGGTAGTAACAATTGTGATAATGATTATTTTAGGCTTGCTGGTGATTTTACTCGGTGTAGGAAATCACGGAAAACCAATCGGCTTTAGTAATCTATGGTCACATGGTGGCTTTTTCACTGGTGGAGTAAAAGGATTCTTTTTCTCAATGGCAATTATTGCTGGTTCATATGAGGGAATAGAATTAATTGGTATTTCTGCTGGAGAGGTAGCCAACCCACAAGAGGCAATTGTAAAAAGCGTAAAATCAGTTTTATGGCGTATCTTGATTTTCTACGTTGGGGCAATCTTTGTGATCGTTACAATTTATCCTTGGAATCAATTAAGTAATATTGGCTCTCCATTTGTAGAGACCTTTACTAAGGTAGGGATCACAGCAGCTGCTGGGATTATTAACTTCGTAGTTTTAACCGCAGCCTTGTCAGGTGCGAATTCCGGTATTTATTCATCTAGTAGAATGCTATTTAAATTGGCACATGAGGGAGAAGCGCCAAAGGCCTTTGGAAAACTATCGAAGCGTATTGTTCCTGACAGAGCTATCGTTGGAATTACAGTAGGTATTTTAATCGGCTTTATTTTGAATTTGATAATGTCAACCATGAATAAGTCAATGGGAGAATTGTTCGTTGTTGTCTATAGTTCTTCTGTTTTACCGGGAATGGTAGCATGGTTTGTAATTTTGATTGCTGAATTGAAATTCAGAAAAAATAATTCACATTTAATGGCTGAACATCCATTTAAGTTACCTCTCTACCCATATTCAAATTATTTTGCATTTGCAATGTTATTAGTGATTGTTGTATTTATGTTTATTAATCCAGAGACAAGAATTTCTGTGGGGGTGGGTGCTGGAGTTTTAGTGCTAGCAAGTCTTGTGTATATGATTAAACATCGTAATAAAAAATAA
- a CDS encoding amino acid permease, with translation MENKKSMPKLKRSMTAGQMEMISLGGAIGVGLFMGSTSTIKWTGPSVLLAYMFVGLILYIVMRALGEMLYVNPGTGSFADYATEYVHPLAGYLAEWANVFEYIVVGMSEVVAATEYLKFWWPKVNVFWSGIIIILFLVLANLASAKAYASLEFWFAMIKVVTIILMIILGFIVIFFGVGNGGKPTGFSNLWSHGGFFTGGVKGFFFSMSIIVGSYEGIELLGISAGEVANPKKAIVKSVKSVLWRILIFYVGAIFVIVTIYPWNELSNIGSPFVTTFAKVGITAAASIINFVVLTAALSGANSGIYSSSRMLFKLAHDGDAPKTFGHISKRIVPNHAILGISGGILIGFIINMIAATINKSTQDLFVVVFSSSVLPGMIPWFVILLAELKFRRNNQDLLVDHPFKLPLYPISNYFAFLMLIVIVIFMLINPETRVSVLVGAAVLLIATIVYLFRHKKDGVNNGE, from the coding sequence ATGGAAAATAAAAAGTCAATGCCTAAATTGAAACGTTCCATGACTGCTGGTCAAATGGAAATGATATCTTTAGGTGGGGCAATTGGGGTTGGATTGTTCATGGGATCCACTTCCACTATAAAGTGGACAGGCCCGTCTGTTTTACTAGCATATATGTTCGTTGGCTTAATTTTATACATCGTAATGCGGGCATTGGGAGAAATGTTATATGTTAATCCAGGAACAGGATCGTTTGCAGATTATGCAACTGAATATGTCCATCCATTAGCGGGATATTTAGCTGAGTGGGCTAATGTATTTGAATATATAGTTGTTGGAATGTCTGAAGTAGTTGCAGCAACTGAATATTTAAAATTTTGGTGGCCAAAAGTTAATGTATTTTGGTCAGGAATTATTATTATTTTGTTTTTAGTCTTAGCAAATTTGGCTAGTGCTAAAGCATACGCTTCTCTTGAATTCTGGTTTGCAATGATTAAAGTTGTAACTATTATCTTAATGATTATTTTAGGATTCATTGTAATTTTCTTTGGAGTGGGAAACGGTGGAAAACCAACTGGGTTTAGTAATCTATGGTCACATGGTGGCTTTTTCACTGGTGGAGTAAAAGGGTTCTTCTTCTCAATGTCAATTATTGTTGGTTCATATGAAGGAATCGAGTTACTAGGCATATCTGCTGGTGAGGTAGCAAATCCTAAAAAAGCCATTGTAAAAAGTGTTAAATCGGTTTTGTGGCGTATCTTAATTTTCTATGTTGGAGCAATTTTTGTTATTGTTACGATCTATCCATGGAATGAATTAAGTAATATTGGCTCTCCATTTGTAACTACATTTGCAAAGGTAGGAATTACAGCAGCGGCAAGTATTATCAACTTTGTGGTTTTAACGGCAGCCTTGTCAGGAGCAAACTCTGGAATTTATTCATCTAGTAGAATGCTTTTTAAATTAGCTCATGATGGGGATGCTCCGAAAACCTTTGGACATATTTCTAAACGAATTGTTCCTAATCATGCAATTTTAGGTATTTCCGGGGGAATACTAATTGGATTTATTATTAATATGATTGCAGCTACAATTAATAAATCTACTCAAGATTTATTCGTTGTCGTTTTCTCGTCTTCAGTCTTACCAGGTATGATTCCATGGTTTGTAATCTTACTTGCTGAACTAAAATTTAGACGCAATAATCAAGATTTACTAGTAGACCATCCTTTCAAGTTACCGTTATACCCTATTTCCAATTACTTTGCATTTTTGATGCTGATTGTTATAGTTATCTTTATGCTTATTAACCCTGAAACTAGAGTTTCTGTATTAGTGGGAGCTGCTGTTTTACTTATAGCTACAATTGTTTATCTATTTCGACATAAAAAGGATGGTGTAAATAATGGAGAATAA
- a CDS encoding DUF956 family protein → MVQSLNTKSEYVDAATWFRGIPTYGKVLVGDKGFEFYSDNNPNDYVQIPWDEVTVVVADVYFGGKYIPRFKICTKKNGSFIFAARHVKPTLRAIRKHVPADNMRKALTIWQKIKRNFKQK, encoded by the coding sequence ATGGTTCAATCATTAAATACAAAATCAGAGTATGTAGATGCTGCGACTTGGTTTAGAGGAATTCCTACATATGGAAAAGTTTTAGTCGGAGATAAAGGGTTTGAGTTTTATAGTGATAATAATCCAAATGACTATGTACAGATTCCGTGGGATGAAGTAACCGTTGTAGTTGCGGATGTATATTTTGGTGGAAAATATATTCCTCGTTTTAAGATTTGTACTAAAAAAAATGGTAGTTTTATTTTTGCTGCGAGACATGTAAAGCCAACTTTGCGCGCTATTCGAAAGCATGTACCAGCAGATAACATGAGAAAAGCTCTTACAATTTGGCAAAAAATCAAACGGAATTTTAAGCAAAAGTAA
- a CDS encoding PTS system mannose/fructose/sorbose family transporter subunit IID, producing MTETAQKKLTLSKSDRIKVWWRSTFLQGSWNYERMQNGGWAYSLIPALRKLYPEKKDLSLALKRHLEFFNTHPYLASPIIGVTLALEEDKANGADVDNTAIQGVKVGMMGPLAGVGDPVFWYTVRPIIGSLGASLALSGNILGPILFFVLWNVIRMAFLWYTQEMGYKAGTKITEDASGGLLQKITRGASMMGMFVIGALIERWVTINFKPVVSSVPLQKGAYIDWNTLPKGAEGIHKALSEYNLGNGMALDRIKQTTLQQNLDSLIPGLAAVLLTFLCMWLLKKKVSPIVIIIGIFVVGIVGHVIGLL from the coding sequence ATGACTGAAACTGCACAAAAGAAATTAACTTTAAGTAAATCAGATCGTATTAAGGTTTGGTGGCGTTCTACTTTCCTTCAAGGTTCATGGAACTATGAAAGAATGCAAAACGGTGGTTGGGCTTACAGTTTAATCCCAGCATTAAGAAAATTATATCCTGAAAAGAAAGATCTATCCCTTGCATTAAAGAGACACTTGGAATTCTTTAATACACACCCATACTTAGCATCACCTATTATCGGTGTTACTCTTGCTTTGGAAGAGGATAAGGCTAACGGTGCGGATGTTGATAACACTGCTATTCAAGGTGTTAAAGTTGGTATGATGGGACCTTTAGCCGGTGTTGGTGACCCGGTCTTTTGGTACACTGTTCGTCCTATTATTGGTTCATTAGGTGCTTCACTTGCTTTGAGTGGTAACATCTTAGGACCTATCTTATTCTTTGTATTATGGAATGTAATTCGTATGGCATTCTTATGGTACACTCAAGAAATGGGTTACAAAGCTGGTACTAAAATTACAGAAGATGCCTCAGGTGGTTTATTACAAAAAATTACCCGTGGAGCTTCTATGATGGGTATGTTTGTTATCGGTGCTTTAATTGAGCGTTGGGTAACAATTAACTTCAAACCAGTTGTTTCAAGCGTTCCGCTTCAAAAGGGTGCTTATATTGATTGGAACACTCTTCCAAAAGGAGCAGAAGGTATTCACAAAGCTTTGAGTGAATACAACTTAGGTAATGGTATGGCCTTAGATAGAATTAAGCAAACAACCTTACAACAAAACTTGGATAGTTTAATTCCTGGTCTTGCTGCAGTTCTATTAACTTTCTTATGTATGTGGTTATTAAAGAAGAAAGTTTCACCAATCGTTATCATTATTGGTATCTTTGTTGTTGGTATTGTGGGTCACGTAATTGGCTTACTATAA
- a CDS encoding PTS mannose/fructose/sorbose transporter subunit IIC has protein sequence MNAIQMILVVIVAFFAGMGGILDEFQFHQPLVACTLIGLVTGNLTIGIILGGSLQMIALGWANIGAAVAPDAALASVASTIILVQGGQGQKGIGTAIGIAIPLAVAGLFLTMLVRTISVAIVHIMDRKAEEANWRAIDRWQMIAVALQGLRIAIPAALLLAIPASVVRAGLNAMPAWLNEGMTIGGGMVVAVGYAMVINMMASREVWPFFIIGFCLAAVKELTLIALGGIGISLAIMYLALEGSKGGNNNNSNSGSGDPLGDILDDY, from the coding sequence ATGAATGCTATTCAGATGATTCTGGTAGTGATCGTTGCCTTCTTTGCAGGTATGGGAGGAATTCTTGATGAATTTCAATTCCATCAACCTCTAGTGGCATGTACTTTAATTGGTTTGGTTACTGGTAACTTAACTATTGGTATTATTCTTGGCGGTTCACTACAAATGATTGCTTTAGGTTGGGCTAATATTGGTGCTGCCGTTGCTCCAGATGCAGCTTTAGCATCTGTTGCTTCAACTATTATTTTGGTTCAAGGTGGACAAGGTCAAAAGGGTATTGGTACTGCGATTGGTATTGCTATTCCTTTAGCCGTTGCTGGTTTGTTCTTAACTATGTTAGTTCGTACTATTTCTGTTGCCATTGTTCATATTATGGATAGAAAAGCAGAAGAAGCTAACTGGAGAGCTATTGACCGTTGGCAAATGATTGCTGTTGCTTTACAAGGTTTACGAATTGCTATTCCAGCTGCATTATTACTTGCTATTCCAGCTTCTGTTGTTCGTGCTGGCTTAAATGCAATGCCAGCATGGTTAAACGAAGGTATGACCATCGGTGGTGGTATGGTTGTTGCCGTTGGTTACGCTATGGTTATTAATATGATGGCTAGCCGTGAAGTATGGCCATTCTTCATCATTGGTTTCTGTTTGGCAGCCGTTAAAGAATTAACTTTGATCGCTCTTGGTGGTATTGGTATTTCCCTTGCTATTATGTACCTTGCTCTTGAAGGTTCTAAGGGTGGAAACAACAATAACTCTAATTCCGGTTCAGGCGACCCATTGGGCGACATCCTGGATGATTATTAA